A genomic stretch from Desulfonatronospira thiodismutans ASO3-1 includes:
- a CDS encoding AAA family ATPase — translation MLTRINVNGFKCLEDCELTLAPLTLLTGPNASGKSTVLQAMLLAFSGLEQKNVSYIKEIVKPFSQFEEVACRYSNAHEVRVHIQAENGLYTAVLDRSGFHVTPALDAEPFGYEENLFYLSAGRSGPEELSELNRDLCVGQHGQFALGLLERRKDKPVHPSLIHPEAHANTLKAQLAWWLSFVIGVQTDAKTEKVTATTVKTTFHSEGVENVSPLNTGAGTSFLLKLLIMCLTAKPGDLLLVENPEIHLHPGAQSRLGSLLAFLTARGVQIVVETHCEHLINRVRYEIYTRQLPAGNAAIHYKPGVREPFEAIFINGQGHFCDMEGKERPFPPGFFDSTLAELLVMG, via the coding sequence ATGCTGACGCGTATTAATGTGAATGGCTTTAAGTGCCTTGAGGACTGTGAACTCACCCTGGCGCCCTTGACCCTTCTTACAGGGCCCAACGCCTCAGGCAAATCCACGGTTCTTCAGGCCATGCTCCTGGCCTTTTCCGGGTTGGAGCAAAAAAACGTCAGTTATATCAAGGAGATCGTAAAGCCGTTTTCCCAGTTTGAGGAGGTGGCGTGCCGCTATTCCAACGCCCATGAAGTACGCGTTCATATCCAGGCTGAAAATGGTCTGTACACGGCTGTGCTGGACCGCTCCGGCTTTCATGTTACCCCGGCCCTGGATGCTGAACCCTTTGGTTATGAGGAAAACCTGTTCTATCTGTCAGCAGGGAGATCAGGCCCCGAGGAATTGTCCGAGCTTAACCGGGACCTGTGCGTTGGCCAGCACGGTCAATTTGCCCTTGGACTCCTGGAGAGGCGAAAGGATAAGCCGGTTCATCCATCCCTCATTCATCCGGAGGCCCATGCCAACACGCTGAAAGCCCAGTTGGCCTGGTGGCTGTCCTTTGTCATCGGAGTGCAAACCGATGCCAAAACGGAAAAAGTGACCGCCACCACGGTTAAAACCACCTTTCATTCAGAAGGGGTGGAGAATGTCTCTCCGCTGAACACGGGAGCGGGCACCAGTTTTCTGCTGAAACTCTTGATCATGTGCCTGACCGCCAAACCCGGAGATCTGCTTCTCGTTGAAAATCCTGAGATTCATCTCCATCCCGGGGCTCAGTCCCGGCTTGGAAGCTTGCTTGCGTTTCTGACAGCCAGGGGAGTTCAAATTGTGGTGGAGACCCACTGCGAGCATCTGATCAACCGCGTACGCTATGAGATTTACACCCGACAGCTCCCGGCCGGCAACGCCGCAATCCACTACAAGCCAGGTGTTCGTGAGCCGTTTGAAGCAATTTTTATTAACGGGCAGGGGCACTTCTGCGACATGGAGGGGAAGGAAAGGCCTTTTCCACCGGGCTTTTTTGATTCAACTTTGGCGGAACTCCTGGTGATGGGCTGA
- a CDS encoding AAA family ATPase, with translation MLKKIYVNNYRCLVNFELDLGKMTILMGPNGGGKSTLFDLLRNIRRLLVDNARVNNVFPAEELNAWAGGTKQTFELHVGNDKDLYVYRLIISHNPDINKQRIDLETLTINDQALFEFKQGEVQLYTDHFEAGPGYPFDWSISALATIVPRGNNKKLTWFREWVEKLFIISLQPRHMDSVTVEESSWLNHDGSNFASWYRYISQEHQDKAFALTEELRLIVPGFHSFKLEAAGKQRVLKIGFTADSAHSSPLYFDFRQLSDGQRVIIVLYSILHGLRNLGNSIFLDEPENFVSLAEIQPWLIELRDACEEAFPQAVLISHHPELIDYLAPEYGRWLQREPLGPTRVKPMPKNLDPSIKLSEHIARGWVS, from the coding sequence ATGTTAAAAAAAATATACGTTAACAACTATCGGTGCCTGGTCAATTTTGAATTGGACCTGGGTAAAATGACCATACTCATGGGACCCAACGGCGGCGGGAAATCAACTCTGTTCGATCTGCTGCGCAATATCAGGCGTCTGCTTGTGGATAATGCCAGGGTCAACAATGTCTTTCCGGCTGAAGAATTAAACGCCTGGGCAGGGGGCACAAAGCAGACCTTTGAACTCCACGTGGGGAACGATAAGGACTTATATGTTTACAGGCTGATCATCTCCCATAATCCGGATATCAACAAGCAGCGCATTGACCTTGAGACGCTGACCATCAACGACCAGGCACTGTTTGAATTCAAACAGGGAGAGGTCCAGCTGTATACGGATCATTTTGAAGCCGGACCCGGATATCCCTTTGACTGGTCAATCTCTGCCCTGGCCACTATTGTGCCCAGAGGAAACAATAAAAAACTTACCTGGTTCAGGGAATGGGTTGAAAAGCTCTTTATCATCAGCCTGCAGCCCAGGCATATGGATTCAGTGACGGTGGAGGAATCGTCATGGCTGAACCATGATGGGTCCAACTTCGCTTCCTGGTACAGGTACATTTCCCAGGAACATCAGGATAAGGCCTTTGCGCTGACCGAGGAACTGCGCCTGATCGTACCAGGGTTTCATTCCTTCAAGCTTGAAGCCGCCGGAAAGCAGCGCGTTCTCAAGATCGGATTCACAGCTGATAGTGCCCATTCTTCCCCACTGTATTTTGATTTCAGACAGCTCTCTGACGGCCAGCGGGTGATCATTGTTCTTTATTCTATTTTGCACGGTCTGCGTAACCTGGGCAATTCTATTTTCCTGGACGAACCGGAAAACTTCGTATCCCTGGCAGAAATCCAACCCTGGCTCATAGAACTCAGAGATGCCTGCGAAGAAGCCTTTCCCCAGGCCGTGCTGATCAGCCATCACCCCGAACTCATCGACTATCTTGCCCCGGAATACGGCAGATGGCTCCAGCGCGAACCCCTGGGGCCTACGCGGGTCAAGCCCATGCCGAAAAACCTTGACCCCTCCATAAAACTTTCCGAGCACATTGCCAGGGGCTGGGTCTCATGA
- a CDS encoding peptidase, translating into MKALLKALNDQGVHIHRVTQTKGIMLLSDEDMQAMVALADDFQVDLVLSIGPRATYDTSASVHTPEGQRMGYRLRGQEQIVRAVEDVKRAVALGCRNFLVYDEGCLWILNEMRKAGEIPADCTFKVSAHCGHGNPCSARLLEIIGADSINPVRDIQLQMLAAMRQAVDIPLDVHTENPASSGGFIRHYEVPEMIRVAAPIYLKTGGSVAKTHSWDTTDADARARAKQVLLVKRMIDAYYPEALCSKFEKGI; encoded by the coding sequence ATGAAAGCCTTGCTGAAGGCCCTGAACGATCAGGGTGTCCATATCCATCGGGTCACCCAGACCAAGGGTATTATGCTTCTTTCAGATGAGGATATGCAGGCAATGGTCGCCCTGGCTGATGACTTTCAGGTGGACCTCGTATTGTCCATTGGCCCCAGGGCTACGTACGACACCAGTGCCTCGGTCCATACCCCTGAAGGCCAACGAATGGGCTACAGGCTTCGGGGCCAGGAACAGATCGTGCGGGCCGTGGAGGACGTCAAGCGCGCAGTTGCCTTGGGATGTCGAAACTTTCTGGTCTATGACGAAGGATGTTTGTGGATTTTGAATGAGATGCGCAAAGCCGGCGAGATACCCGCCGACTGCACGTTCAAGGTGTCCGCGCATTGCGGACACGGAAATCCCTGCTCAGCCAGACTCCTTGAAATCATCGGCGCTGATTCCATCAATCCCGTTCGTGACATTCAGTTACAGATGCTGGCCGCCATGCGTCAGGCAGTAGATATTCCCTTAGATGTACACACTGAAAATCCAGCGTCCTCGGGCGGTTTTATCCGGCACTACGAAGTACCTGAAATGATCAGGGTGGCTGCGCCCATCTACCTCAAAACCGGCGGTTCGGTTGCCAAGACCCATAGCTGGGATACCACGGATGCGGATGCACGGGCGCGCGCCAAACAGGTGTTGTTGGTGAAGAGGATGATTGATGCGTATTATCCAGAAGCCCTTTGTTCAAAATTTGAAAAGGGAATATAG
- a CDS encoding Ldh family oxidoreductase: MRIIQKPFVQNLKREYSHYFMEQKVTISAVRNISKQILIHVGVSPEHTEIIVDSIVYAHQSGKGTHGLGRLPLYVKKIQAGFMAAETSTDLVKDTPVLAVMDAKNGFGQVAATKAMDLCINKANYYGIGLVGVRRSNNFGTASFITEQAAAKGMIGIVLGNSGPAIAPTGGSHPLFGTNPLGIAFPNPVGEFPISLDMATSVVARGKVRQAAKSNEKIPFGWALDGNGQPTCDPFQALEGSMIPIGDHKGYGLSLAIDILAGLLTGSAFGGDVHPLGDMSANSNYGHLCMTINVDFFMTIDEWSQKIAYLVSSIKSCGDPEKIRIHGESSHRSIRNSKEYVLVKNRVINDIESSASSLGIEVRWT; this comes from the coding sequence ATGCGTATTATCCAGAAGCCCTTTGTTCAAAATTTGAAAAGGGAATATAGTCATTATTTTATGGAACAAAAAGTAACTATAAGTGCAGTTCGAAATATCTCCAAGCAGATTCTAATTCATGTTGGGGTGTCGCCTGAGCACACTGAAATAATCGTTGATTCAATTGTTTATGCCCATCAGTCAGGCAAGGGAACACACGGACTTGGCCGTCTACCTCTTTACGTTAAAAAGATACAGGCCGGTTTTATGGCAGCTGAGACAAGCACTGACTTGGTTAAAGATACACCTGTTCTTGCTGTTATGGATGCAAAAAATGGTTTTGGTCAGGTCGCTGCAACAAAAGCCATGGATTTATGTATCAATAAAGCAAATTACTATGGCATTGGCCTTGTGGGTGTCCGGCGTAGCAATAATTTTGGAACTGCAAGTTTTATTACGGAGCAGGCTGCGGCCAAAGGAATGATTGGGATAGTTCTCGGCAATTCAGGACCCGCGATTGCTCCAACAGGGGGCAGTCATCCACTTTTCGGCACAAACCCGTTAGGTATTGCTTTTCCCAATCCCGTAGGTGAATTTCCCATTTCACTGGATATGGCCACTTCAGTTGTTGCCAGGGGCAAGGTAAGGCAGGCTGCAAAAAGTAATGAAAAAATTCCTTTTGGATGGGCTTTGGATGGAAATGGACAACCGACCTGTGACCCTTTCCAGGCACTTGAAGGCAGCATGATTCCAATCGGTGATCATAAGGGATACGGCCTTTCACTGGCTATCGATATTTTGGCAGGCTTGTTGACGGGTTCTGCGTTTGGTGGAGACGTACATCCACTTGGGGACATGAGTGCAAATTCCAACTATGGTCATCTCTGTATGACTATAAATGTGGATTTTTTTATGACTATTGATGAGTGGTCGCAGAAAATCGCTTATTTGGTAAGTAGTATAAAGTCTTGCGGTGACCCAGAAAAAATTCGGATACACGGTGAATCTTCTCATAGAAGCATAAGAAATAGCAAAGAATATGTTTTGGTCAAAAATAGAGTAATTAATGATATTGAAAGTTCTGCCAGCAGCTTAGGTATTGAGGTTAGATGGACATGA
- a CDS encoding carbamoyltransferase family protein gives MIILGISALYHDSAAAIIDEHGIIAAVQEERFSRKKHDFSIPVNSIEYCLNAANIKADELDAVIYYENPVLSLDRIIKTAFDTGHSALEQSVSQVSQMYSNKLWLDSQLRSLFGCLGKNDELLYAEHHMAHAASAFFPSPFSEAAIVTIDGVGEWATTTIGCGHGNIVELFQEVRFPHSIGLLYSAFTMYCGFKVNSGEYKLMGLAPYGNPTYCEIIKDNLIDIKDDGSFRLNVDYIGYLTGDTMINDNFRNLFGGPERKQESEISSKYMDIAASIQKVTEEVVFKLVHHARTLIDSPNLVMAGGVALNCVANGKVLGQSGFDNMWIQPASGDAGGALGAAYLAAFQYFNADRIFEKPDSMKGCLLGPSYTTDEIVRFLDINGAVYHSFTDEHSLNRTLALELEKGKIAGIFRGRMEYGPRALGNRSVIGDPRKKDIQSTMNLKIKHRESFRPFAPSVLAEDTADYFDLSTESPYMLIVAPVSESRRHAFDIQSVKESQNSILAIVNTPRSDIPAVTHVDFSARVHTVDYVRNPRYHALLKEFKEITGCSVLVNTSFNVRGEPIVCTPEDAFRCFMRTDMDILVLENTLLFKYEQNRIQTYYYDEEIAYELD, from the coding sequence ATGATCATTCTTGGCATTTCAGCTTTGTATCATGATTCAGCTGCAGCAATCATTGACGAACATGGCATAATCGCGGCTGTACAGGAAGAGCGATTTTCTAGAAAAAAACACGATTTCAGCATACCTGTCAATTCAATAGAGTACTGCTTGAATGCTGCCAATATTAAGGCTGATGAATTAGATGCTGTGATCTATTATGAAAACCCTGTTCTTTCATTAGATCGAATTATTAAAACAGCATTTGACACAGGTCATTCAGCTTTAGAGCAATCAGTTTCCCAAGTTTCACAAATGTACTCGAATAAGCTTTGGTTAGACAGCCAGCTACGATCATTGTTCGGTTGTTTGGGGAAAAATGATGAGCTACTTTATGCTGAGCACCATATGGCACATGCTGCATCGGCATTTTTTCCTTCTCCATTTTCAGAAGCGGCAATAGTAACCATTGACGGAGTTGGCGAGTGGGCTACAACTACCATTGGTTGTGGACATGGAAATATTGTTGAGTTATTTCAGGAAGTTAGGTTTCCGCATTCGATTGGATTACTGTATAGTGCTTTTACGATGTATTGTGGTTTTAAGGTCAATTCTGGAGAGTACAAATTGATGGGCCTTGCTCCTTACGGCAATCCAACATATTGTGAAATTATCAAGGACAATCTCATTGACATCAAAGATGACGGTTCGTTTCGCCTGAATGTTGACTATATTGGCTATCTAACAGGTGATACGATGATTAACGATAATTTTCGCAATTTGTTTGGCGGTCCAGAGCGCAAGCAGGAAAGTGAAATAAGCTCGAAATATATGGATATTGCAGCTTCAATTCAGAAAGTAACTGAAGAAGTGGTATTTAAACTCGTACATCACGCCCGTACGCTGATTGATTCGCCAAATTTGGTAATGGCGGGTGGAGTTGCACTCAACTGCGTCGCTAACGGTAAAGTATTAGGCCAAAGTGGTTTTGACAATATGTGGATTCAACCAGCTTCCGGTGATGCAGGTGGAGCTCTGGGTGCTGCGTATTTGGCAGCTTTCCAGTATTTTAATGCCGATAGAATTTTTGAAAAGCCGGACAGCATGAAGGGCTGTCTGTTAGGGCCCTCATACACAACTGATGAGATAGTTCGCTTCCTTGATATTAACGGGGCAGTCTACCATTCGTTTACGGATGAGCATTCGCTCAACCGGACACTTGCACTGGAACTCGAGAAAGGCAAGATAGCAGGTATTTTTCGTGGGAGGATGGAATATGGGCCTCGTGCGCTTGGCAATCGTTCTGTCATTGGAGATCCAAGAAAAAAAGACATACAGTCGACGATGAACCTGAAAATCAAGCACCGTGAATCATTCCGCCCTTTTGCACCTTCTGTATTGGCGGAAGATACAGCAGATTACTTCGATCTGAGCACCGAAAGTCCATACATGCTAATAGTGGCTCCTGTAAGTGAATCCAGGCGGCATGCATTTGACATCCAAAGCGTAAAAGAAAGCCAAAACAGTATTTTGGCAATAGTCAATACTCCCCGATCGGATATTCCTGCTGTTACTCATGTTGATTTTAGCGCCAGGGTACATACTGTCGACTATGTCCGCAATCCACGCTACCATGCCCTTCTTAAAGAGTTTAAAGAAATAACAGGTTGCTCTGTTCTGGTGAACACATCATTTAATGTCCGAGGCGAACCTATTGTATGTACTCCAGAAGATGCATTCCGTTGTTTCATGCGCACTGATATGGATATTTTGGTTTTAGAGAATACACTACTGTTCAAATATGAGCAAAATCGTATACAGACATATTATTATGATGAGGAGATAGCTTATGAACTCGACTGA
- a CDS encoding DUF262 domain-containing protein: MKTTRTRKADMLEGEEGLAPDSSEVYPDAVVKISRDQYSAFEIKRMAETTYELVIAPPFQRRLVWSKKQKCELIESILMGIPIPVIYVFEDENGKKQVVDGRQRISTMISFMNNEYALERLKMLPVFNGDKFDDLEAIYKSKVERYQVPVYVIEPPTPERVKYDIFDRVNRGGTLLNSQEMRHALYNGQATALLKELSLARAFTDATGNSIKPIRMRDQYVILRFLAFYLFRNHKLNFSYKSNMDDLLAATMKHINQMRPHQLESLKQVFLSAMERSHAVLGGDGFRFAPANVNRRPVNMALFEVIAYFFAMTKTLPLDQVHLKSRLNSLKKTFDQSGVFSSRVDSSAAVEYRFGMVESLAGELTC, translated from the coding sequence ATGAAAACCACTAGAACCAGAAAAGCCGACATGCTCGAAGGGGAAGAGGGCCTTGCTCCCGATTCTTCAGAAGTCTACCCGGATGCCGTGGTCAAGATCAGCCGTGATCAATACAGCGCATTTGAGATCAAGCGGATGGCCGAAACAACGTATGAGCTGGTTATTGCGCCGCCTTTCCAACGTCGTCTGGTTTGGTCCAAAAAACAAAAATGCGAACTTATTGAAAGCATTCTCATGGGGATTCCCATTCCCGTGATATATGTGTTTGAGGATGAAAACGGCAAAAAGCAGGTTGTTGACGGCCGGCAGCGCATCAGCACCATGATTTCCTTTATGAACAACGAATACGCCCTGGAGCGGCTCAAGATGCTGCCTGTTTTTAACGGGGATAAATTCGACGACCTTGAGGCCATTTACAAAAGCAAGGTCGAACGCTATCAGGTTCCCGTATACGTCATTGAACCGCCCACCCCGGAACGGGTCAAGTACGACATATTTGACCGGGTGAACCGGGGCGGTACGCTCCTGAACAGTCAGGAAATGCGCCATGCCCTGTATAACGGCCAGGCCACGGCGCTTTTGAAGGAACTAAGCCTGGCCAGGGCCTTCACGGATGCAACAGGCAACAGCATCAAGCCTATTCGCATGCGGGATCAATATGTGATTCTCAGGTTTTTGGCTTTTTATCTTTTCAGAAACCATAAACTAAATTTTTCCTACAAGAGCAACATGGACGATTTGTTGGCGGCGACTATGAAACATATCAATCAAATGAGGCCTCATCAGCTGGAATCCTTGAAGCAGGTATTCCTGAGCGCCATGGAGCGCAGCCACGCGGTGCTTGGCGGGGACGGTTTCAGGTTCGCTCCGGCCAATGTGAACCGCAGGCCTGTAAATATGGCCCTTTTCGAAGTCATTGCCTATTTTTTTGCCATGACAAAGACCTTGCCCCTGGACCAGGTACATCTGAAGAGCAGACTGAACAGCCTCAAAAAAACCTTTGATCAAAGCGGCGTCTTCAGCAGCAGAGTGGATAGCAGCGCTGCGGTTGAATACCGCTTTGGCATGGTTGAATCTCTTGCCGGGGAGCTTACATGCTGA
- a CDS encoding MmgE/PrpD family protein, which translates to MNTTDLFIDSLFAISKAPPSDAVSLQAKKCLLDYLGVTLAGARMLEQKSKELLNLLNNSQSECTVLGLNRKSGVQSAVLINGINSHVAELDDGQRFGMLHPGAVVISTLLPLAQREKISGATLLQGIVTGYQAAVKVATAVQPAHKMAGFHATGTCGALGAAIGVAAMLGFPQNQMKDTLSAAATSASGILKMTRDSSELKPYNAGQAALNGLVAALTARAGFKGPDDVLAGEKGFLEIMAPGTKGDRPELGAGEALEIEDVYFKPYAACRHCHPAIEAVLALRSKHKLALENIKAVKVFTYHLGVEGHDHTRIPNVASAKMSTPFSVAAALATGSAGLDAFTPETVVNADIVSVTRKITIISDDQLSALVPHKRPAIVEVTTHNDKVLREKVFLAKGEPENPMTQDELEQKFASLASFSGMKVSDIDSIIHCVWDIENCLDELFTCL; encoded by the coding sequence ATGAATACCACGGATTTATTTATTGACAGCTTATTTGCTATAAGTAAGGCACCCCCCTCAGATGCCGTAAGCTTGCAGGCCAAAAAATGCCTGCTCGATTACCTGGGCGTTACCCTGGCCGGGGCAAGGATGCTTGAGCAGAAGTCCAAAGAGTTGCTTAATTTGCTAAACAATAGTCAAAGCGAATGTACGGTCCTTGGCTTAAACAGAAAATCCGGCGTTCAAAGCGCCGTGCTCATCAATGGGATAAACTCTCATGTTGCTGAACTGGATGATGGGCAGCGCTTTGGTATGCTCCACCCGGGCGCGGTGGTCATCTCGACCCTACTGCCCCTTGCCCAGCGCGAAAAGATTTCCGGTGCAACCCTGCTCCAGGGAATCGTCACCGGCTATCAGGCCGCGGTCAAAGTTGCCACCGCGGTTCAGCCTGCTCATAAAATGGCGGGCTTTCATGCCACCGGCACCTGCGGCGCCCTTGGCGCAGCAATTGGTGTGGCAGCAATGCTTGGTTTTCCTCAAAATCAGATGAAGGATACCCTTTCCGCTGCCGCTACATCTGCCTCGGGTATCCTGAAAATGACCAGGGACAGTTCAGAGCTGAAACCGTACAATGCCGGGCAAGCCGCCTTGAACGGACTTGTGGCGGCGTTGACAGCCCGTGCGGGGTTTAAGGGGCCGGATGATGTCCTGGCCGGAGAAAAGGGATTCCTTGAGATCATGGCCCCAGGGACTAAAGGTGATCGACCCGAACTGGGTGCGGGTGAAGCACTGGAGATCGAGGACGTTTATTTCAAACCCTATGCCGCTTGCAGGCACTGCCATCCAGCCATTGAAGCAGTGTTAGCCTTGAGATCGAAGCACAAGCTTGCCCTTGAGAACATCAAAGCCGTCAAGGTATTCACCTATCACCTGGGGGTTGAAGGTCACGATCACACCCGCATCCCCAATGTTGCTTCAGCCAAGATGAGCACTCCGTTCAGCGTTGCCGCGGCCCTGGCAACCGGCAGCGCTGGACTGGATGCATTTACGCCTGAAACGGTTGTTAATGCGGATATCGTCTCAGTAACAAGAAAAATTACGATTATTTCCGATGACCAGCTTTCAGCTCTCGTCCCCCACAAGCGACCGGCCATTGTCGAGGTAACGACTCATAACGATAAGGTGCTTAGGGAAAAAGTTTTTCTTGCCAAAGGTGAGCCCGAGAATCCAATGACCCAGGATGAGCTTGAACAAAAATTCGCTTCCCTTGCCTCTTTCAGTGGGATGAAAGTTTCGGATATTGACAGCATTATCCATTGTGTTTGGGATATTGAAAATTGCCTGGATGAGCTGTTTACTTGCCTGTGA
- a CDS encoding HpcH/HpaI aldolase/citrate lyase family protein yields the protein MRHHQYNPGFQFVNEPVDFNKFTPKNLLQYCLGATLYMPGTKDVVEKIRERRLPDLTSMVMCFEDAIQETDVPLAEENVLKHLDILSSSLQNGEITHDDIPLIFLRVRNHKQFTKFGERLSPSQADVLSGFVFPKFYSSNGHEYFRYLESLNRNLNVSLYGMPILEGKSIALIETRIDELRKISNLLEPYRDIVLNLRVGGTDFSSIFGVRRGINYSIYDILTVRDCLSDILNFFNRKDEDYIISAPVWEYFLAYKKVNLEHLLEKDIHRSLLNRSPILNDAIDGLLREVILDKANGFVGKTIIHPSHLKYVNAMQAVTKEEYEDASQILGTTGGVIKSSTANKMNEINPHKNWAYKTVNRAKAFGVVENEASYVSLFLG from the coding sequence ATGCGACATCACCAATACAATCCTGGATTTCAATTTGTTAATGAACCGGTTGATTTCAACAAATTTACCCCGAAAAACCTGCTCCAGTATTGTCTTGGCGCGACATTGTACATGCCGGGAACCAAAGATGTGGTGGAAAAGATACGTGAAAGACGCCTGCCGGACCTGACCTCGATGGTCATGTGCTTTGAAGATGCTATTCAGGAAACAGATGTGCCTCTGGCGGAAGAAAATGTACTCAAGCACCTTGATATACTTTCATCATCCCTTCAAAACGGCGAAATAACCCATGATGACATCCCTTTGATCTTCTTAAGGGTCCGCAATCATAAACAATTCACAAAATTCGGGGAAAGGCTGTCCCCATCTCAGGCAGATGTCCTGTCAGGCTTTGTGTTTCCAAAATTTTACAGCAGCAATGGCCACGAATATTTTCGGTACCTTGAAAGCTTGAACAGAAATTTGAACGTTTCTCTTTATGGCATGCCCATTCTGGAGGGTAAGTCCATTGCGCTTATTGAAACCAGGATTGATGAGCTGAGAAAAATCAGCAACCTGCTGGAACCCTACAGAGATATCGTTCTCAATCTCCGTGTCGGCGGGACGGACTTTTCTTCCATTTTCGGAGTGCGTAGAGGCATCAACTACTCCATCTATGATATCCTCACGGTCAGAGACTGCCTTTCCGACATTCTGAATTTTTTCAACCGGAAAGATGAGGATTACATTATTTCAGCTCCTGTCTGGGAATACTTTCTGGCATATAAGAAGGTTAATCTCGAACATCTTCTGGAAAAAGACATCCACCGATCCCTCTTGAACAGAAGCCCTATTCTGAATGACGCCATTGATGGTTTGCTCAGGGAAGTAATCCTTGACAAGGCCAACGGGTTTGTGGGAAAAACCATCATCCATCCATCCCACTTGAAATACGTGAATGCCATGCAGGCGGTGACCAAGGAAGAGTATGAGGATGCCTCCCAGATTTTGGGCACAACCGGAGGCGTGATTAAAAGCAGTACAGCCAATAAAATGAATGAAATCAATCCTCATAAAAATTGGGCCTATAAAACCGTAAACAGGGCAAAGGCCTTTGGCGTTGTAGAGAATGAAGCCTCCTACGTCAGCCTGTTTCTGGGATGA
- a CDS encoding ATP-grasp domain-containing protein — MTKKNAIVLGGTVPHKFLIENLKARGYRTLLIDYYVNPPAASVCDKHIQESTLNQDAVLKIAEQENTSLVISGCVDQANVTACYVAEKLGLPAPYDYKTALRVTDKTLMKEGLVRAGVATSEYKYVSSSEVNSFQCNDYPKVVKPCDCNGSKGVRKVRNADELRLALVEACNFSRTGRAIVENFNEGQEVNGYFFISEVEVYDLYIKGKKLPETDGHTSLQSFLTLGPEQINEKAKENFIQAVSKIAQEFSLRNTPILVQANINGDSVKIIEFAPRVGGGLSSREIALLTGFDIIDSVVSSYLGEPVDLSNIRKPDSMSAVVHLYGTGGTLKRVEGMEELIAEGIVEEFHMHKTPGMEMSCEDLASRNRVMGAIIRGRSLLDINARVRRMIAVLRFFSTDNTECLNRSLFTSNGNAFYKS, encoded by the coding sequence ATGACCAAAAAAAATGCTATTGTTCTAGGCGGAACAGTTCCACACAAATTTCTGATCGAAAATCTCAAGGCTCGTGGTTATCGTACTCTACTTATTGACTACTATGTTAATCCTCCAGCTGCATCGGTTTGTGACAAGCACATTCAAGAAAGTACTCTTAACCAGGACGCTGTCCTGAAAATAGCAGAGCAGGAAAATACATCACTTGTAATTTCAGGATGCGTAGACCAAGCTAACGTGACAGCCTGTTATGTCGCTGAAAAACTAGGATTGCCTGCCCCTTACGATTACAAGACAGCCTTACGGGTTACTGACAAGACATTGATGAAAGAAGGCTTGGTTCGTGCTGGAGTTGCAACATCTGAATACAAGTATGTATCGTCTAGTGAAGTCAACTCTTTTCAATGCAATGACTATCCAAAGGTAGTCAAGCCATGTGACTGCAATGGTTCAAAGGGAGTGCGTAAAGTTCGCAATGCTGATGAACTAAGGCTGGCGCTTGTTGAAGCATGTAATTTTTCAAGAACAGGAAGGGCCATCGTTGAAAATTTTAATGAAGGCCAGGAAGTAAACGGCTATTTTTTTATCAGTGAAGTTGAAGTATATGATTTATATATCAAAGGTAAAAAACTGCCTGAAACAGATGGTCATACATCTTTGCAGTCATTTTTGACACTAGGTCCTGAACAGATAAATGAAAAAGCAAAAGAAAATTTCATACAAGCGGTATCAAAAATAGCTCAGGAATTTTCGCTCAGAAATACGCCTATTTTGGTACAGGCAAATATCAATGGTGACTCAGTAAAAATTATTGAATTCGCGCCGCGTGTGGGAGGTGGCTTGTCTTCCCGTGAAATTGCGCTGCTGACAGGATTTGATATTATTGACTCTGTTGTCAGTTCATATCTTGGTGAACCGGTTGATTTGTCAAATATCAGAAAGCCTGATTCCATGTCTGCTGTAGTTCATCTTTATGGAACAGGTGGGACTTTGAAGCGGGTCGAAGGCATGGAAGAGCTGATTGCTGAGGGAATCGTAGAAGAGTTTCATATGCACAAGACACCAGGTATGGAGATGTCTTGCGAGGATCTTGCCAGTCGAAATCGTGTAATGGGGGCGATTATTCGTGGCCGATCCCTTTTGGATATTAATGCCAGGGTTCGGCGTATGATAGCCGTTTTACGTTTTTTTTCTACAGATAACACCGAATGTCTAAATCGTTCATTGTTTACTAGCAATGGCAACGCATTCTATAAATCATAG